The Amblyomma americanum isolate KBUSLIRL-KWMA chromosome 2, ASM5285725v1, whole genome shotgun sequence genome contains the following window.
tgttgttgttgttgttgttgttgttgttgttgttgttgttgttgttgttgttgttgttgttgttgttgttgttgttgttgttgttgttgtcgtcgtcgtcgtcgtcgtcgtcttcgtcgtcgtcgtcgtcgtcgtagtcCTTGTTGTtgttcgtcgtcgtcgtcgttgttatTTGTCAAGACCTATTGATCACGGCGATCGATAAACCAGACAGGGAAGGGACATCCACAGACGCGATGAACATATTTAGTAGCTTACGGACAGGTCCTACAGAGTCCAGGGTTCTTGTACATATCGTGATGACGGAAATATTGATAGTATTGGTCCACTCTTCCAATACGTTGCAaactctttcttttaaagtttgttcATCGCTCGAATCGAGTAGTTAAAACTGTTATATAAAATCAATGGAGAACATTTTTGATTCCAGCAGAAACCTTAATAGCAAAATAAGTGAAAACCTACCGGTAGGGGAAtctatctgcggatatattgattgttatagagtAATCTTacgataaatgaaaaaaaaaatgagttaatAAACAAGTCCTCGTTGAAAAATgcacttgtccagaatttctcggCAGGCATGCCTTACAAAAATAGTTTATAGacacacagtctatagacttcttatagactctattgccttcctatagatatttcgttgtctattcattgtctatagactgtctatagacaagtctactaaaagtgtatggtcataaatctatagattgtctatagactgtctatagtatttgtattgcctatagacagttcTCTACGGCTTGTCTATGAagaatctatagactttatagacagaagtctatggacagtctgtagactctcaaaataaatttttgtaagggtcttCTTGCTATACTGCAGGTAGCACCGTATGCGTCTTACGCCTTCTACTTTTCCAGCATTACTGCAGCAAAGATGGCGCCCGTTCTCGGCTACTGGGACCTGCGAGGCCTGGGGCAGGCCATCCGCAACCTGCTCGTCTACAAGGGCGTGCAGTTCGAAGACAAGCGCTACAAATTCGGCTCGGCGCCCGACTTCGACCGCGAGAACTGGCTCAAGGAGAAGTTCACGCTGGGACTACGGTTCCCCAACCTACCCTACTACATCGATGATGACGTCAAGATGACGCAGAGCATGGCCATCATGCGCTACCTGGCCAGAAAGCACGACCTTGCTGCGAGGTATAGTGGGCACCATTGTTTTTACTAGTATTCCTCGATAAATGCTACTCTTTGGAAATAGACCCAGAGACCAAGATGAACTGCTCCGCAGCGGAGAGATAACATATCTTGGTGTTCTTCTCAGTCGTTCGGCTGCAATCAGATGAGTGGCCGACGCAGTTAGACCATAGTTAGAACCGCCGGCAGAAACACCTCGGCACTATACGACACTCGTGCCATTTTGAACCGTCGATCGACTGGGACCCGCGGCATATAATCTTCCCGCCGGACTCTGGTCAGCTCAGTCAATAGAATGAGTGCTCAAAACTATGGCCCTAGCTAGGGTCGATTTTGGATTAATCTTGATCGTTCCTAACATCCCGAGAGTGTACCACAAATGTTCGTTGTTGCGACGTCAACGCGACCAGCAAAAAACTCTCTGTAGGAAGTATGTACATGAAAACAAGTGACTATAGCGAATGACTTCGACAACAGCGGCAATTCGAACAAACTGATTAGACTGTAAAAGGTCCTCTCCCATTATTCACTGTGAGTGCGCAGGCTCATGCCTGTGTGCCGTGGTCTCTGTGCGACAACAGAATCAGAAATTCTCATTTCGCTCCTGGGTATTGCCATACCGATTTCTTTTAATGGGAAGTGGACAATAACATttaaagcatggaaaaattattctTGCGTGCCCGATAGCTTAACTTCTCgcctatatttcttttttttctactgtCTTCTTCAATATGCTAATTAAAGCAGGGAAATTATAAAGTCAAAGGTGCAGTAATTGAACACAGCAGTATGCTTGCCTTCAAAGCAGGTCAGTTGCAGAAGACGCTACACCGAGTCTAAAAAGGCATCTCGTATACGAGCGAATTTAATTTATAATGTTTTTATTTCTACTGACGAAGTGAGGGAAAGCGgggagagaaagctagaaatttGGCCTTATTGGAAGCTAATTATACACACTAAGTCTCACGTGGTCTATTAAACTTCCAAAGTAGATGGATTGGTAAGCAGTGGGCAAAACCGCGGTGGACAGCATTCCGGGATATGAAGCAGAAACCAGCACGTTAGACGACTCTGGAGCTACTGGCACGACGCTAGAAACGTTCATTCGGGCCAGAATTTGAGATTAAATGCAACCTACTGCAACTGTCCTGAACAAAACGCTCCTAGGACACATGCCGCAAGCTCGCACGACAGCCCTGGCAGCAGAACACTGTGCTTGAGCACGAGTTCTGTGCATTTATGTGCGAATAAATTTACACCTCTCTCGACAAGGCTTAAGGCAAAATGGAGTACGAGAAATTGCAGATGTCTTTCGCTTGACCTGTACGACCCCCGCAGGAACGAGGCGGAGACGCAGGAGCTGGACATGCTGGAGCAGCAGGCCCGCGACCTCGCCTGGGGCCTCGTGATGGCCGTGCACTCCCCGAACTACACGGAGTCCAGGCGCAAGTACGAGGAGAACTTGGAGAACGTGCTACGGCCGTGGGACGAGCTGCTGCAGGGAAAGCTGTGGGTCATGGGCGACAGGCTCACCTACGTCGACTTCCTGCTCTACGAGGCGCTCGACTGGAACTACGAGCTGAACGCCAACGTGTTCCAGGGCTTCCCCATCCTGATGGCCTACCTGAAGCGCTTCGAGGAGCTGCCCAACATTCGAAAGCACTTCGCCTCGGGACAGTACAACAAGTACCCCATCCTGGGGCCCATGGTCAAGTGGGGCTTCAAGAAGCAGTAGTGGCCGCTGGGTGAAGCCTCGGCACCGTCTGCCAGTGACCGGTTTGCTCATAAGGACATGCCTTGGTTTCGTCTGAAGGCAAGGAACCATACGAGACACAACCGGGACTGAGTAGTTGGCAAAGCTAAGCGGCCGCTGGGCGGACACGAGCACCAAAGTAGTGACGTCACTGACCTCAGAGTAATGCGACACTGGTTCACTGGCCCTCTTGCAGCTTGACTGAACACGAAACGCGTACGCTTTCGCACGAACAGCTCCTGGGCCCCCACTATACGTTTCGGCACCTGACCGTGGAAGACGAGAGCTGTCAAAAATAAAAACATACCGGATGCTGCATTCTGCAACACGAGGCTGTAGCTATATTCACGGAGTTCGCGATGTTCGTAAACGCTGAAAATGTCTATAAAATAATGTTCAGCCATTTCAAAGAAGCGTGGCATTCCTTTTCGATTGTTCAACACAAGCACAATGTAAAGCACATCTATGTTTTATTTAGTGGTCTAGCGTTCTTTCGTGGCAGCAACAAGACGAGCGGGAATTTGTGGCCATCTACACAAAGAAAAGCGTCTAATTCTACGATGAATGGCCCCCTTACTCTTGTGCTTTCGGTCTGTGCATGTACagtatttgccaaaagtaaccaggctgcatggtttgcttctccctCATATAGTGGAGCCCTTATACGGCTTCCCTAAAAATCAAAAGGTATTGGAAGATGAGGAAAAGGGTTCTTCTTACCTCACAGTGGTTCATAGCTTGCTGGGTGTGATAAGTGTTCCGctatacaactgagaagcaaaccgggcagcctggTTACTATAGGCAGAGACAGTACTAGGGAGCGGGCCAAATGTCGACACTCTTTGGACGTTATTGCTCAATTCTACGGCGCCGCGTCGAAGAGTAAAAAAACACTTAACGCAGCAGCATACACCATATCAGTTGGTCACTAAATGTACATGAAACAACCAAAAATGTGTTTTCGCTGCTTTGAGTTGCTTGAGTTGGTGACTGAGGGACTGGACCACGCCACCCGCTAGCACGCGTCTGAATACGTCAGCGGCTGCCGCTGTCTGTGCGGTCCATCTGTGGCATTGAAGAGCTGGGTGGCTGGGTACCACCCGCCTGGGTAGCAGGCGGGCTACTGAGGTTACgggaccttgtgacgtcatcacaacctgcccatcaagTTGCGtgcaaactgcccatcgtggcacgTGACAGTTcgattaatgattggtcgtgagggGTTGCTCGGAAATAGTAACCTGGGCTCACAAGCTcaaccggtggcagcgcctgccatcgcagggcagtggcgcatcgcttaaccgctgcaccactgcgccaggaggggtgcgAGGACTTTAGTAGCTTCGAACGTTGGGCCAGTTAGGTAATGACTCATCATGAAACAGCGCGCACAAAAAGGACGAAACACACAGTATAGAACTGGACGAAACAGGAGCGCACTACCAAATGACTTAAAATAGAAAAGCattccctccccctccctcctaACGAGCAATGAATGGAAAGAAAATAGCCAATTCCGCATAAaagggcattaacccattaacgctatcgcgtcatacctttaagggaGATCATAAGTGTCCCCTTCAGGTGTGCTAGCACGAAGCCCCCACCCCCTCCTCTACGATTTCGCCGATCTCTGTCTGACGCCTGCTTGCCTTGGAAAGATGAGTCTCGAACCGAAAGAACTGCTAGCGGggacctaatttgcatttggcctacaCATGCTATatcggcattttttttctctcatgataGATTCATTTCATTTGTCTCGAGCAGATAAAAGAGTAGAGATGGGAGGCTTTAAATGATATGTTCGGCAAAAAGTGTTCAAGTGAAAGCTCCCCAAAACCTGATTTTGCGCAAagaatgacccgccgcggtggctcagtggttagggcgctcggctactgatccggagtttgcgggttcgaacccaaccgcggcggctgcgtttttatgcaggcaaaacgctaaggagcccgtgtgctgtgcgatgttagtgcacgttaaagatccccagggggtcgaaattattccggagccctccactatggcacatctttcttcctgtcttctatcagtccctcctctattccttcccttaatacggcgcggttcaggtgtccgccgagatgtgacacagatactgcgccatttcctttcctcagaaaccaattttcatttgatGAAAGCGCCGCCGTCACTTATAAACACATCGAAGTTAAAATGCGGTTAGAAAACAAGTAATCCAGTTTGTTGCCCGATTAAATTGTTAAGCAGCCAAGTAAAATTGCCGTCCTGGCCTTGAACTAATCTTAACTGGTTTGACTATGCCGTCATGCCCTTAGAGTCGTCTAGAGCTCGCCACGTCGCGCACTAATGACAACGCTTCGAAAAGGTGAACGAACGAATTTTATATAAGGACAAGCCGATATTCCGAACACTTTATACTCATACGGGATCATGAGCCGGTGCAGACGGCAATGCATCCGGGTTGCTCGGCGTCCTGCTGCGTTTGCTCTTTGAGCTGGACGACTTGGCGACAGACGGCGCTTGCTCGGGTCTTGAGGCAGCTGCGTCCGGCTGCGGCGGCTGCACCGGAGTCGTCGCTGGCCCAGTTCTACCAGTGCTTAAGACTTGCACGAAACGTGATTGATAGTAAACCAGGAGCTGAACGAAGACCACCTGCGCGATGGTGGCGCGCTGAAATAAGGTCTCGTCGTCTGCATGCTGCCGTCCCTACATGATCAGCTGCAACTCAAGAACAGCACCCAGAGATATGTTTAATTTGAGGAATAAAATTTTTCCCAACGGGAATTTTCATACAGTTTCAGAGAAATTTATAGACTAAAATTGTCTCACAGTTTTTAAGTTGCCGGAGTTTCCAAGCGTCTGCAGGGAAAAGGACCGGAGGTAGGGATTTCTGGCTCTAATTGGGAAAATTTTCGATTACGGCATGAACCACCACCGACAGCGTAATGTATCTTATTCGCTAGTCGGCTCATGGCTGTCCCCTTGCTTTCCTCCGCGCTGCCCATTCAGTTCCTTTGTGATTTTTTATATTGATATGCTTGCCGAAAAAAATAGTGCATCGAAAGCGTAGCTTTTGGGAGTCGCCATAAACATTGAAAATCTAGAAACACTGTCTGTTGACaatattgtttttgtttctttgacACCTCATGGATTGGCTGGTCGATTATAGCAGTGTCGCACCGACCAAGTCACTGAGATCAGGACCGTAGTCCTGCAGGACACAGTGGCTTAAATCGGCAACCGTTTTGGCCCGATCTATCAGCCAGACATCGTTCTCGGGTGTGGAGTATAGGACAGCCGATGAACGACCACGTAGAGCGCCCACGTATAGCCGGCACGAATAAGGTGTACGCAGGACAACGAAACAGTTCCTGTCTTGCGAAATGAAGCCGCCAGAGGAGTCACTTGACAGATACAGTACCACCCGTCAACCTATCCACTTCATCACTCAATCGCCGCGTCTTTTGCCGCTGGCAGAGCTCCACAAACGGTTTCTTTCTTCTCACGGTGGTCATAGTAAGAAGTCGACCTACAGCACAGTACACTGAGAGCTTTTGCAAAAATTCAGCACACTTTCTGGCATACACGCATCCTCTCTGCACGTGATAGATACGAGCTTTCTCCCCTAAAGACCGTTAGCAAGCCCGAAAAGCCGCCAAAATCGATGTCCTTGGCGCCAAAACTCCTGTTGTCTACAAGATGTCTCAAAGAGAGCACACTGCAGATAAAACCTGTCTTGCAAAGCTCTCTTTTAACCTTACCGTTGGGACAGATCTAATTCGGCTCATAAAAGACCTATTCAAAACGTTTATTTTGGTTGAAAATCCGTTTTATCCGTTTTATTCCTGAAATAGACGTTTCGAAGACCTTGTGTGCCACCTGGGTACATCCATGCGTGCCTACAAGACAGCGCCCACTTACTCGCCTTAACCTTCATTTCAAGAAGCAAATAGGGCAGATGAGAGGTGCGAGTACGTTATTTAAGACGCAGGACACAGGGTTAAAAGAGGCGCGACAAAGACTGAGTGAGACGCTGGTGAGCCCCCCACCGATGTTAGGCTGCaccctaaacagaaa
Protein-coding sequences here:
- the LOC144120982 gene encoding glutathione S-transferase-like is translated as MAPVLGYWDLRGLGQAIRNLLVYKGVQFEDKRYKFGSAPDFDRENWLKEKFTLGLRFPNLPYYIDDDVKMTQSMAIMRYLARKHDLAARNEAETQELDMLEQQARDLAWGLVMAVHSPNYTESRRKYEENLENVLRPWDELLQGKLWVMGDRLTYVDFLLYEALDWNYELNANVFQGFPILMAYLKRFEELPNIRKHFASGQYNKYPILGPMVKWGFKKQ